The Cytophagia bacterium CHB2 genome window below encodes:
- a CDS encoding RtcB family protein, which produces ASPEGQDYLGAMRCAINFAFANRQMIAHWTREAFAKAINKAPKYIGLRTVYEVAHNIAKFEDHLFAGKPVKVCVHRKGATRAFAPGHAQIPEAYREVGQPVLIPGDMGRYSYVLVGAEGAMEQTFGSTCHGAGRAMSRHKAKQTAHGRNIAKELAEQGIHVMGASRGTIDEEIPEAYKDVTDVVDTCHYAGISKKVAQLRPLGCIKG; this is translated from the coding sequence GCTTCGCCGGAGGGCCAGGATTATCTCGGCGCCATGCGCTGCGCCATCAATTTTGCGTTTGCCAATCGCCAAATGATTGCGCATTGGACGCGCGAGGCGTTTGCGAAAGCGATCAACAAAGCGCCCAAGTACATCGGCCTGCGCACGGTTTACGAGGTTGCGCACAATATTGCGAAATTCGAGGATCATCTCTTTGCCGGCAAACCGGTGAAGGTCTGCGTGCATCGCAAAGGCGCGACGCGCGCATTCGCGCCGGGGCATGCGCAAATCCCGGAGGCTTACCGCGAAGTAGGACAGCCGGTACTCATTCCGGGAGACATGGGACGTTACTCTTATGTTCTCGTTGGCGCCGAAGGCGCAATGGAACAAACCTTCGGCTCGACCTGTCACGGCGCCGGCCGCGCCATGAGCCGCCACAAAGCCAAGCAAACCGCGCACGGCCGCAACATTGCGAAAGAATTGGCAGAACAAGGCATTCACGTTATGGGCGCGAGCCGCGGCACGATCGACGAAGAAATCCCCGAAGCCTACAAAGACGTGACCGACGTCGTGGATACCTGCCACTATGCCGGCATCTCGAAAAAGGTAGCGCAGCTCAGGCCGCTGGGGTGTATCAAGGGGTGA